The DNA window ACCAGCTGCGAGTAGGTGTGGAAGTCGATGTTCGCTTTGATCTGCTGGACCCCGCCGACGACCCGGCTGTTGACGAAGCTGCGCAGCGCGGTGGTCTCCGGGGCGGAGAAGGCGGATGGGCCACGGTAGGTCTCCGACGAGGTCGAGCCGGACGAGCCGCCGCAGCAGCCCCACTGGTAGGACCAGTTCCGGTTCAGGTCGGTGCCGACGGCCGTCGAGCCGCTGTTCGGCTGCCTGTTCTTCCGCCAGGAGCGGTAGGAGCCGGTGGCGATGTCGTACTCGCTGCCGTCCGGGTTGACGGTGGGGACGATCCAGATCTCGCGGGAGTTGACGAGGTTGGTGATCCGGGAGTCGCTGCCGTAGTTGTCGGTGAAGAGGTTGAGCAGGTAGATCGCCATCTCGACGGTCAGGTGCTCGCGGGCGTGCTGCTGGGCGTTGAAGAGGAGCTCCGGTTCGCTCTCGTCGGTGCCGACGTTGTCGGAGATCTTCACGGCCATGAGGTCCCGGCCCTGGTAGGACCGCCCGATGCTGAGCTTGCGGGCGATGGCCGGGTGGTCGGCGACCACCGTGTTCACCACCGCGGTCAACTCGGCGTAGTCGTGGTAGTTGGAGTCCGCGGGTGGGAAGGCGTACGCGACGGCGCCGGCGGCCGGGGCCGGGGCCGGGGCGACGTCCTTCTCCAGCCGGAAGCCGAGCCGGGTGATCGCGGCGGCCTCCGCGGCGGTGGCCGTGACGTGCAGCACCCCGTGTTCGGAGTGGTCGATCGCCGCGCCGGTGCGGGCGACGGCGCTCCGGTCGGCGAGCGTGCGCGGGCCGAGCACCCGGTAGGCGACGGCGGCCGGTTCGCCGTCCGGTGCGGGCCGGGCGGCGGCCGGGCCGCTGAGCGCGGCCACGAGGGTCAGGCCGACGGCGGCGGCGAGGGCCAGCCGGCGGCGGAGCGGGGACGTGCGGAGGGCCATGGACAACCTCCTCGGGGTACGGGCGATCCCGTTGTCCGCACACTTCACCAGGAGTCACATGGTCATATCAACATTCATCACTATCCCCCTCCATCCCGACCGCATCCTTCCGCCGGCAATGATTTTCCATGCCTGAACCTCTGGCGAAACTTCCCTCCAGGCGCGACAGTGAACGGCAACGATGCGGTTCACCTGGAGGAGCTGCCATGGACCGGACATCCCTGCGCACGGCCACCCTGGCCGGCGCCACCACACTCGCCCTCCTCGGCACCACCGCGCCGGCCGGCGCGACCACGACCGTCGCCCACGACGAGCAGATCACCTGGCAGGGCTGGTCCGGCCCGGCGTGGTCGACCGGGACCGCGGCCGGCACCGCCGGCACCGCCGCCGGCCTGACCCTGACCACCCCGGTCGGCACCATCCTCTACAAGGACCCGCACAGCAACACCCGGCGCACCTGGGCGTACGGGACGTGGACCTCGCCGCTCACCCAGGTCGGGTTCTCCGCCACCGAGCTGGTCACCTCGTGGAACGCGGACACCCCGGCCGGCACGTGGGTCCAGGTCGAACTCCAGGGCACCTACACGAGCGGCACCCGCACCCCCTGGTACGTCATGGGTCGCTGGGCCTCCGGCGACGGCGACATCCGGCGGACGAGCGTCGACCGGCAGGGCGACAAGACCTCCAGCGTCCTCACCGACACGTTCAGCGTCACCAACCCGGCCGCCGGCGTGCTGCTGCGGGCGTACCAGCTTCGGGTGACGCTCTACCGGGACCCGGCGTCGACCGTCACGCCGGTGCTGCGGTCCGTCGGCGCCATGAGCTCGAACGTGCCGGACCGGTTCACCGTCACACCGAGCGCCGGGCACATCGCCTGGGGCACCGAGCTGGCCGTGCCGCGCTACTCCCAGAACATCCACGCCGGCCAGTACCCGGAGTACGGCGGCGGCGGCGAGGCGTGGTGCTCGCCCACCTCCACCGAGATGGTCGTCGAGTACTGGGGCCGCGAGCCCTCCCCGGCCGACACGTCCTGGGTGGACCCCGGCTACGCCGATCCGACGGTCGACCACGCAGCTCGGATGGCCTACGACTGGCAGTACGGCGGCACCGGCAACTGGCCGTTCAACACCGCGTACGCGGCCAGCTTCCCCGGCCTGGAGGCCAAGGTGACCCGGCTGCACTCGCTGGACGAGCTGGAGCACTTCATCGCCGCCGGCATCCCCGTGGTGACCAGCCAGTCCTTCCTCGCCAGCGAGCTGGACGGGGCGGGCTACGGCACGGCGGGGCACCTCATGGTGGTGGTCGGCTTCACCGCCACCGGCGACGTGATCGCCAACGACCCGGCCTCGCCCAGCGACGCCGCCGTCCGGCACGTCTACCGACGCGACCAGTTCGAGCAGATCTGGCTGCGTACCCGGCGGACCACCGGGGGCGGCGGTACCGGCAGCGGCTCCGGCGGCGTCGTCTACCTGATCAAACCGACCGAGGTGGCCTGGCCCTCCGTGGCCGGTTCCACCAACTGGTGACCCATCCCTTCCCACCCAACGGAGTACCCATGGTCAGACCAGCCCTGCGCGCGGTCGCCCTCGTCGGCGCCGCCGCGCTCGCCCTCGTCGGTGTGACGGCGCCCGCCCACGCCGACAACAACCTGCCCGCCGTCGCGCACGACGAGCAGATCACCTTCCAGGAGTGGTCCACGTACCCCGACTGGCGCGGCGGCACCCACCAGGGCACGTCCGCCATCCCGGGGCACCGCACCGGCATCACCATCGGCGAGCCGACCGGCACCACCGAGTTCACCGACGAGCACACCGGCACGACCCGGACCTGGGAGTACGCGACCTGGACCTCGCCCCAGCGGACGGTCGGCTTCGACGCCACCGAACTGGTCGCCTCCTGGAACGCGGCGACCCCGGCCGGGACCTGGATCCAGGTCGAACTGCAGGGCACCTACAACACCGGAGCGCAGTCCGACTGGTACGTGATGGGCCGCTGGGCCTCCGGCGACCAGGACATCAAGCGGTCCACGCTCGACGGTCAGGGCGACGACTGGTCCAGCATCTGGACCGACACCTTCTCGATCGATGACGCCCAGGCCGGGGTGCTGCTGCGGTCGTACCAGCTCCGGCTGACCCTCTACCGCGCGCCGGGGCAGACCGCCTCGCCGCGGGTCTGGATGCTCGGCGCGATGAGCTCCAACGTGCCGGACCGGTTCACCGTCACCCCGAGCAAGGGCGGGATCGCCTGGGGCCGGGAGCTGGCCGTGCCGCGCTACTCGCAGAACATCCACGTCGGCCAGTACCCCGAGTACGACAACGGCGGGGAAGCCTGGTGCTCCCCCACCTCGACGGAGATGGTCGTTGAGTACTGGGGCCGCAAGCCGTCGGCTGAGGACATCGCCTGGGTCGACCCGAGCTACGCAGACCCGACCGTCGACCACGCCGCCCGGATGACCTACGACTACGAGTACGAGGGCGCCGGCAACTGGCCGTTCAACACCGCGTACGCGGCCAGCTTCCCCGGCCTGGACGCCCGGGTCACCCGGATGCACTCCCTCGACGAGGTGGAACGCTTCATCAAGGCCGGCATCCCGGTGATCACGTCGCAGTCCTTCCTGGCCAGCGAGCTGGACGGGGCGAACTACGGCACCTCCGGGCACCTGTTCGTGATCGTCGGCTTCACGGCCGACGGTGACGTGATCGTCAACGACCCCGCCTCGTCGTCCGACGACGTGGTGCGCAACGTCTACAAGCGGGAGCAGTTCGAGCAGATCTGGCTGCGCACCAAGCGCTACCGGGCGAACGGCACCGTGGCCTCCGGCTCCGGCGGCGTCGCGTACCTGATCAAGCCGACCAACAAGGCCTGGCCGGTCGTGCCCGGCTCGACCAACTGGTGAAACGGCCGGGCCCGGCGCGTTCTCCGTTCGGGGATCGCGCCGGGCCCGGGTCTGGTCAGGCGGACGGGGCGAACGAGGCCGGCGGGGCGGTGGGCTCCGTCGCCCGGCGGCGGTTCCGGATCGCCCGCACGATGATCCACACCCAGGCGACCAGGGCGGCCACACCGGCCACGGTGAGCCCGGTGACCAGCAGGTAGGTCGAGCCGCCGGCGGTGGAGAAGACGCCCTTCCGGGCACCGGAGTCGAGCGCCGGGGCGGTGGCTCCCGCGGTCAGCTCGTCCGGCGCGTCGTAGAGGATCACGTCGGCGCGCTGGGCGCCGCCCTCGGTGGCGACGAAGGTCCCGTGCCACTCGCAGTTACGCCGGCCGCATTCCTCGTTCACCGCGGTGAAGGTGCCCGGCGTGCCGCCACCGTTCTTCGCCTCCCAGGCCGGGGCGAGATCGGTGACGCTCAGCATAAGTCCGATGGCGGCGATGACCGGCAGGCCGATCCAGACGAAGACCTTCGTCCGCCACCCGTAGATCGTGTTCAGGAAACTCACGGCGGCAGACCCTAGCGGTCGGGGCGCGATCCCGCTGCCCCGTTCCCGGCGGCTCAGTTCTCCCGGCGCTCGTCCGTGCGCTCGCCCTGGTCGTCCCCGGCCAGGGCGGAGCGCAGCCGCTCCTTCTCCGCGCGGCGCCGCTCCGCCGCCTCGGACATCTCGCCGGCCATCTCGTCCCGCCAGCCGCGGAGCAGGAAGAACGACAGCGCCGCGGAGAAGACCAGCGCCAGCATCAGCCGCAGGAACATGTTCATCTCGACGAACCAGAGAGCCGCCAGCACGCCGACGAACAGCCCGATCCGGCCCAGCGTGTACTTGACCGCCGCGCTCACTGCGACGCCTCAGTTCGCGACTGCGGGGCTCGCAAACCCGGCTCACTCCTCGCGCTCACGCCCGCACTTCCTTCTCTCTCACGCCTCAGCCCGTCCGCCGGGCCAGCCAGTGCACGCCATGAAACCAGACCACCGCGTAGACCACCGTGAACACCGCCGCGGCCAGCGCGCCGGAGAACAGTGCCGGCAGCCCGGCGGCGAGGCCGGCCGCCAGCAGACCGGCGAAGACGCCGAGCGCGATCCCGGCCAGCGCCGCGAGCACCCTGGACGCGCCGAACTCCCAGGCCCGGAAGTCGTCCCAGAACAGCCAGAGCGGCAGGATCACCGCCAGCCAGCCGTTGGTCCGCCCGAACCGGCCCGCGCCCATGGTGGCGAAGGCCCACTCGAAGAGCACCAGCGCCAGCACCCCGATGACCAGCCCGGCGAGACTCACCCCGAGCAGGTCACCCAGGGTGAGGATGCGCCCCTCGGCGTCCCGCCGGGGGAAGGTGCGCTGCTGCTCCTCGGTGCTCATCGGCGTGCCGTCAGGCCCAGACCTGCTGCGGCTCGGCGCGGCGCTCGGCCAGCGACGGGGCCGCGTCGTACTCGCGGACGATCTCGTAGCGGGTGTTCCGCTCGACCGGGCGGAAGCCCGCGTCCCAGATCAGGTTCAGCAGGTCCTCGCGGTGCATGGTGTTCGGCGTGCCGTACGAGTCGGCGTCGTGCGTGATCTTGTATTCCACGACCGAGCCGTCCAGGTCGTCGACACCGAAGTTCAGCGAGAGCTGCGCCACCGAGAGGCCGTGCATCACCCAGAAGTTCTTCAGGTGCGGCACGTTGTCGAAGAGCAGCCGGGAGACGGCGAACGTCTTCAGCGACTCGGCCGGCGAGGCCATCGTGGTGCGTGCCTGGATCTTGTTGCGGATCTTGCCGTCCGCCGAGTCCACGAAGTCGTGCTGGTAGCGCAGCGGGATGAAGACCGCGAAGCCGCCGGTCTCGTCCTGCAGCTCGCGCAGCCGCAGCACGTGGTCGACCCGGTGCCGGGGCTCCTCGATGTGGCCGTACAGCATCGTCGCCGGGGTCTGCATGCCCTTGCTGTGCGCCAGGGCGTGGATCCGCGACCAGTCCTCCCAGTGGCAGGCGTGGTCGACGATGTGCTGCCGGACCTCCCAGTCGAAGATCTCCGCGCCGCCACCGGTCAGCGACTCCAGGCCGGCGTCCATCAGCTCGTCGAGGATCTCGTCGGCGCTCAGGCCGCTGATCTTCTCGAACCACTGCACCTCGGTCGCGGTGAAGCACTTGAGCTTGACGTTCGGCAGCGCCGCCTTCAGCTCGCGCAGCACCTTGGGGTAGTAGCGCCAGGGCAGGGTCGGGTGCAGGCCGTTGACGATGTGCAGCTCGGTGAGCTGCTCGTCCTCCATCTCCTTGGCCTTGCGGACCGCCTCGTCGATGCGCATCGTGTAGGCGTCCTTCTCACCCGGCTTGCGCTGGAACGAGCAGTACGCGCACGAGGCGGAGCAGACGTTCGTCAGGTTGAGGTGCCGGTTGACGTTGAACATCACCCGGTCACCGTTCATCTCGGTGCGCTTGTGGTGGGCCAGTCGCCCCAGCCAGGCGAGGTCGTCGCTCTCGTAGAGGGCGATGCCGTCCGCGCGGGTGAGCCGCTCCCCCGCGTAGACCTTCGCTTCGAGCTCGCGCTTGAGTCCGGCGTCCATCGAAAGCCACGTCCCTTCCACCTGCGGTCCCGGTCGAGCGTACGTCGCGCGCCCGACGACCCGGCGACCCGGTCAACCGCAGCGACCGACTTCACCGGACTCCCGGCTGACCGTCACCCTCCGCACATCGACATACCTGCGTTGGTGAGGTAAGACAGGATGGGGCGGAACACACACCGGTACCGTCCTGGCCCAGCGCGCCCACCTCGCGCGGAAGGCACCAGATGACGGGGAGCGGAATGGTCGAGAGCACCCAGGGCCGATACCGACGAAACCGGATTCCGGTGATCTCGCCGGTGCTGCGCCCGGCGCTCTGGTCCGCCCTGCTCGGGGCGGTCGCCGCCGCGGCGCTGGCCACCCCGGCCTGGGCCGACCCGCTGCCCGACACCGTCCCCGACACCGGCTCCCGTCCCCGGGCCGCCGGCACCCTCCAACTTCCCACCGTGCCCGGCGCCGTCCCGGGCGCGCCCGGCACGGTCACCGGCCTGCCCGGCACGGTTACCGGCGTGCCCGGCGCCACTCCGGGCCTCCCCGGCGTCACACCGACCGGTGTCACCAACCCCGCCGACGGCCCGCTGATCGCCC is part of the Micromonospora halotolerans genome and encodes:
- a CDS encoding C39 family peptidase, producing MDRTSLRTATLAGATTLALLGTTAPAGATTTVAHDEQITWQGWSGPAWSTGTAAGTAGTAAGLTLTTPVGTILYKDPHSNTRRTWAYGTWTSPLTQVGFSATELVTSWNADTPAGTWVQVELQGTYTSGTRTPWYVMGRWASGDGDIRRTSVDRQGDKTSSVLTDTFSVTNPAAGVLLRAYQLRVTLYRDPASTVTPVLRSVGAMSSNVPDRFTVTPSAGHIAWGTELAVPRYSQNIHAGQYPEYGGGGEAWCSPTSTEMVVEYWGREPSPADTSWVDPGYADPTVDHAARMAYDWQYGGTGNWPFNTAYAASFPGLEAKVTRLHSLDELEHFIAAGIPVVTSQSFLASELDGAGYGTAGHLMVVVGFTATGDVIANDPASPSDAAVRHVYRRDQFEQIWLRTRRTTGGGGTGSGSGGVVYLIKPTEVAWPSVAGSTNW
- a CDS encoding C39 family peptidase, encoding MVRPALRAVALVGAAALALVGVTAPAHADNNLPAVAHDEQITFQEWSTYPDWRGGTHQGTSAIPGHRTGITIGEPTGTTEFTDEHTGTTRTWEYATWTSPQRTVGFDATELVASWNAATPAGTWIQVELQGTYNTGAQSDWYVMGRWASGDQDIKRSTLDGQGDDWSSIWTDTFSIDDAQAGVLLRSYQLRLTLYRAPGQTASPRVWMLGAMSSNVPDRFTVTPSKGGIAWGRELAVPRYSQNIHVGQYPEYDNGGEAWCSPTSTEMVVEYWGRKPSAEDIAWVDPSYADPTVDHAARMTYDYEYEGAGNWPFNTAYAASFPGLDARVTRMHSLDEVERFIKAGIPVITSQSFLASELDGANYGTSGHLFVIVGFTADGDVIVNDPASSSDDVVRNVYKREQFEQIWLRTKRYRANGTVASGSGGVAYLIKPTNKAWPVVPGSTNW
- a CDS encoding DUF4229 domain-containing protein, whose protein sequence is MSAAVKYTLGRIGLFVGVLAALWFVEMNMFLRLMLALVFSAALSFFLLRGWRDEMAGEMSEAAERRRAEKERLRSALAGDDQGERTDERREN
- the mqnE gene encoding aminofutalosine synthase MqnE, producing MDAGLKRELEAKVYAGERLTRADGIALYESDDLAWLGRLAHHKRTEMNGDRVMFNVNRHLNLTNVCSASCAYCSFQRKPGEKDAYTMRIDEAVRKAKEMEDEQLTELHIVNGLHPTLPWRYYPKVLRELKAALPNVKLKCFTATEVQWFEKISGLSADEILDELMDAGLESLTGGGAEIFDWEVRQHIVDHACHWEDWSRIHALAHSKGMQTPATMLYGHIEEPRHRVDHVLRLRELQDETGGFAVFIPLRYQHDFVDSADGKIRNKIQARTTMASPAESLKTFAVSRLLFDNVPHLKNFWVMHGLSVAQLSLNFGVDDLDGSVVEYKITHDADSYGTPNTMHREDLLNLIWDAGFRPVERNTRYEIVREYDAAPSLAERRAEPQQVWA